The Flavobacteriales bacterium genome includes a region encoding these proteins:
- a CDS encoding T9SS type A sorting domain-containing protein — MFVLANAAFAQRTIDWSVDEIISPTQLASTASNTTAINVQAVLKLVSGDSAYVGDTVGYQTVIRNINDQVLVAIPNGTLYVKLLTKNMGVGDTMHLNANYNLSVGINASANIKLQVSSLLINRGTINPISLETTTNANNLATANIIWYDKHGWGVGVEEVAQNGLSVYPNPASSLVKVSSLFVSNSSSKIKIVDLQGRVVLEKELDSTNSVDVSSLNAGMYVVEVVSGDIRSTEKLQIVR; from the coding sequence ATGTTTGTTCTGGCAAACGCAGCGTTTGCACAAAGAACGATTGATTGGTCGGTGGATGAAATTATATCTCCAACCCAATTGGCAAGTACAGCCTCAAATACGACAGCAATAAATGTTCAAGCTGTTTTAAAGTTGGTTTCCGGTGATTCTGCTTATGTTGGAGATACGGTTGGATATCAAACTGTTATTAGAAACATAAATGATCAAGTTCTTGTGGCAATCCCCAACGGCACACTTTATGTTAAATTGTTGACAAAAAATATGGGTGTTGGAGATACCATGCACTTAAATGCCAATTATAACTTGTCGGTTGGAATTAATGCATCTGCAAATATTAAGTTGCAAGTTTCGAGTCTGCTAATCAACAGAGGTACTATAAACCCCATCAGCTTGGAGACCACCACTAATGCAAACAATTTGGCAACAGCAAATATTATTTGGTATGACAAACATGGCTGGGGAGTAGGTGTTGAAGAAGTTGCCCAAAATGGTCTTTCGGTTTACCCAAACCCTGCATCAAGTTTAGTGAAAGTGTCAAGTTTGTTTGTCTCTAACTCTTCAAGTAAAATTAAGATTGTTGACCTACAAGGTAGAGTAGTATTGGAAAAAGAGCTTGACTCTACAAACAGTGTTGACGTATCTTCTTTAAATGCAGGAATGTACGTTGTTGAAGTTGTAAGTGGTGATATTCGTTCTACCGAAAAGCTTCAAATTGTGAGATAA
- a CDS encoding GNAT family N-acetyltransferase, with amino-acid sequence MSLNLDYIAAPVPVEVLKSELSKERFVRITNKGDNEIYVINHHNSPNVMQEIGRLREVTFASAGGGTGNAVDIDENDTSEHCYQQLVLWAPEAEEIIGGYRFIDCSTVLKTNPLELSTAHYFHFSDEFVKDYLPYTIELGRSWVQPNFQPGNGSRKGIFALDNLWDGLGAITIDYPHIRHFFGKVTMYSNFDRQGRDAILAFMNHFFADHKHMVVPKRPLEIQTQISAFVDEIKSLDFKEAHRVLTKFVRDRNENIPPLINNYMQLSPTMKCFGTALNPDFGDVEETGILVTINDIYPEKKKRHVDTYLKS; translated from the coding sequence ATGAGTTTAAATTTAGATTATATCGCGGCTCCGGTGCCTGTTGAGGTTCTTAAATCAGAACTTTCAAAAGAACGTTTTGTGCGTATTACCAACAAAGGAGACAACGAGATTTATGTAATAAACCATCACAACAGCCCCAATGTGATGCAAGAAATTGGCCGATTGCGGGAGGTAACTTTTGCCTCTGCCGGTGGTGGCACGGGCAATGCGGTGGATATTGATGAAAATGACACTTCTGAGCATTGCTACCAACAGCTTGTTTTGTGGGCACCCGAGGCCGAAGAAATTATTGGAGGATATCGGTTTATTGATTGCTCAACCGTACTCAAAACCAATCCGTTAGAGCTTTCTACCGCTCATTATTTTCATTTTTCTGATGAATTTGTAAAAGATTATTTACCCTACACCATTGAACTTGGAAGAAGTTGGGTTCAGCCCAATTTTCAACCGGGCAATGGTTCAAGAAAGGGCATTTTTGCTCTCGATAATTTGTGGGATGGTTTGGGGGCTATCACCATCGACTATCCGCATATCAGGCATTTTTTTGGAAAAGTCACCATGTATTCAAATTTTGACAGGCAAGGAAGAGATGCTATTTTGGCCTTTATGAATCACTTTTTTGCCGACCATAAACACATGGTTGTTCCAAAAAGACCTTTAGAAATTCAGACCCAAATTTCGGCTTTTGTGGATGAAATAAAATCGTTAGACTTTAAAGAAGCCCATCGGGTATTGACCAAATTTGTTCGGGATAGAAATGAAAACATCCCGCCACTTATAAACAATTATATGCAGCTTTCGCCCACAATGAAGTGTTTTGGGACGGCCTTAAACCCTGATTTTGGCGATGTGGAAGAAACCGGAATTTTGGTTACTATCAACGATATTTATCCCGAAAAAAAGAAACGGCACGTTGACACATATTTAAAATCTTGA